A single Candidatus Methylacidithermus pantelleriae DNA region contains:
- a CDS encoding sodium:solute symporter — protein MHSPPWLLDVIIVGVYFFFVLQVGLLSRGQDKDLKNFALAGRRMPWWAVLASIVAAETSAGTFLGTPAEGFALQNYMYLQLALGTILGRLIVASLFLKPYYRYGVYSIYEFLGIRFGPLTQKAASATFLFTRVLACGARLYIAAVVLAVAWKVFFLGERQDLFHQWLVYAAALLVLTVATTVYTAIGGIRAVIWTDLLQAVLMVGSAMTALVLLWQRLHASFPGTTLGSLLPLRVSSMLSLGFHSQTNLSDNLRAILLQDYTLWAGLLGSTFLTMATHGTDQDMVQRMLTAPDVRRSRYSVVASGLVDIPISFLFLSIGILLFHYYRLLPDSQLPPDANEVFPYFILKEMPSGLRGLLLAGLFAATMGSLSAGLNSLAVSFTRDWWPKIKATSEMDQTRLARYFTTVFALFIYLIASAIAYFVLTHSGSRMIPIALGIFGYTYGSLLGIFLLGMVTRRRGNDRGNLLAMLCGFAAVSCLSGLLGEIATSIFGSPIIFCSQPVISFPWRVLAGSCVTFFIGMCFRSAKNERELISECSTPETLSKG, from the coding sequence ATGCATAGCCCCCCCTGGCTTCTCGATGTTATCATCGTTGGAGTTTACTTTTTCTTCGTTCTCCAGGTTGGGCTTCTCTCTCGCGGGCAGGACAAGGATCTCAAAAACTTCGCCCTGGCAGGACGCCGCATGCCTTGGTGGGCTGTTCTAGCCTCTATCGTTGCAGCTGAAACCAGCGCCGGAACCTTTTTGGGAACGCCAGCTGAGGGATTTGCCCTTCAAAACTACATGTATCTTCAACTTGCTCTGGGCACGATCCTGGGGCGATTGATCGTGGCTTCTCTTTTTCTTAAACCGTACTATCGCTACGGGGTGTATTCCATTTATGAATTCCTTGGCATTCGCTTCGGTCCTTTAACCCAAAAAGCGGCCTCGGCCACCTTTCTTTTCACGCGGGTGTTAGCCTGTGGGGCTCGCCTTTACATTGCCGCCGTCGTCTTGGCGGTGGCATGGAAAGTGTTTTTCCTAGGCGAAAGGCAGGATCTTTTCCACCAATGGCTTGTGTATGCAGCAGCCCTTTTAGTTCTTACTGTAGCAACTACCGTCTACACAGCAATCGGCGGGATTCGCGCTGTTATCTGGACCGACCTGCTCCAGGCCGTGTTGATGGTAGGGAGTGCCATGACGGCCCTTGTTCTTTTATGGCAAAGACTTCATGCGTCTTTCCCTGGGACGACACTTGGAAGCCTATTACCTCTTCGCGTCTCTTCCATGCTCTCTCTGGGCTTCCACTCCCAGACCAACCTCTCCGACAACCTTCGAGCCATTCTTTTGCAAGACTACACCCTTTGGGCTGGGCTTTTAGGTTCCACCTTCCTCACCATGGCGACGCATGGAACGGATCAGGACATGGTTCAAAGAATGCTCACCGCACCCGATGTCCGGAGGAGCCGTTATTCGGTGGTTGCCTCCGGACTGGTCGACATACCCATTAGCTTTCTTTTTCTCTCCATTGGTATCCTTCTTTTCCACTATTACCGGCTGCTACCCGACTCCCAACTCCCTCCTGACGCCAATGAAGTTTTTCCCTACTTCATTCTCAAAGAGATGCCCAGTGGCCTTCGTGGTCTTCTCCTGGCGGGGCTTTTTGCGGCAACCATGGGGTCGCTTTCGGCGGGACTTAATTCGCTAGCCGTTTCGTTTACACGCGACTGGTGGCCCAAGATAAAGGCTACTTCCGAGATGGATCAAACGCGGCTTGCTCGATATTTCACAACGGTCTTTGCCCTTTTCATTTATCTCATTGCATCCGCGATTGCGTACTTTGTGTTAACCCACTCCGGATCCCGGATGATTCCCATTGCTTTGGGCATCTTTGGGTACACCTACGGCTCTCTTTTGGGGATCTTTCTTCTTGGAATGGTCACGCGCCGCCGCGGTAATGACCGCGGTAACCTCTTGGCTATGTTGTGCGGCTTTGCAGCCGTCAGCTGCCTTTCAGGACTTCTCGGTGAGATAGCAACAAGCATCTTCGGCTCGCCCATCATCTTTTGTTCCCAACCGGTTATCTCTTTTCCCTGGAGAGTGTTGGCCGGAAGTTGCGTCACCTTTTTCATTGGCATGTGCTTCCGATCCGCAAAAAACGAACGAGAAC
- a CDS encoding phospho-sugar mutase — METKREKIIVLVQKAKESTGLFSSSWEHLWRFCHNPDLTSVELASLEELLLSEDWEELNHRFYKAPSFGTGGIRGRTIARRVTLAEKGTPDSFGCPEHPATGTAMMNHRTVRLATASLGMHLKECFPGKTIQVAIAHDTRHFSQSFAQEAAQVLSRMGIEVILFPEERSTPQLSFTIRWKQAQGGIVISASHNPPHDNGFKAYGPDGAQLVEPDAGAVVARFDRLANRLETPQWAESRGKISLLGRDGDLAFVEALSNVVLEPKLFESEAHKIQAVYTPLHGTGARIFPLLFEKWGVPLLLEPEQAIPDPRFPTVVSPNPEDPKAFERALRLARQTQADLVVASDPDADRMGVAVKTRQGDYELLTGNQIGSLLAFYRCDMLKRKGLLTERNASRAVLLKSFVTTDLIKAIAHDFGVPCIETLTGFKYMGAKLRRYEAEHGILYPQELSPDEKAGFQLSQGRFLILAAEESYGFLGGHYAHDKDSHGSALMLVESLLWARVHGQTLVEYLQGIYQRYGTYRERLITLPLEGPSGLEEVQTLLDSYRDTPPDRLASFTVKRVVDFQREDIYDQEGDLVPKEPMLVLELEGDRRIAIRPSGTEPKIKFYLFTRQASGSDVSLAIGRAEKELDALWQALQSENQKRLPQDSQSFGKVPSQAPNGSSRAF; from the coding sequence GTGGAAACGAAACGAGAAAAAATTATTGTACTGGTACAAAAAGCAAAGGAATCTACGGGGCTTTTCTCTTCCAGCTGGGAGCATCTTTGGCGCTTCTGTCACAATCCTGACCTAACCTCGGTGGAACTTGCAAGCTTGGAAGAGCTTCTTCTCTCAGAGGATTGGGAAGAACTGAATCATCGCTTCTACAAAGCTCCCAGCTTTGGGACGGGCGGGATTCGGGGACGTACCATTGCCCGGCGCGTCACTTTAGCCGAAAAAGGAACGCCGGATTCTTTTGGCTGTCCAGAACATCCGGCCACCGGGACGGCAATGATGAATCACCGCACCGTTCGCTTGGCAACCGCAAGCCTTGGAATGCACCTCAAAGAGTGCTTTCCAGGAAAAACCATTCAGGTAGCCATTGCCCACGACACGCGACACTTTTCCCAATCGTTTGCCCAAGAGGCGGCTCAAGTCCTTTCCCGGATGGGCATTGAGGTGATTCTTTTTCCCGAGGAGCGATCCACGCCCCAACTTTCCTTCACCATTCGATGGAAGCAAGCCCAGGGTGGGATCGTCATTTCCGCAAGCCACAATCCTCCTCACGACAACGGGTTTAAAGCCTATGGGCCCGATGGAGCTCAGCTGGTCGAACCGGATGCGGGGGCGGTGGTTGCCCGTTTTGATCGGCTTGCCAACCGTTTAGAAACACCCCAGTGGGCGGAATCTCGAGGGAAAATTTCTCTCCTGGGTAGGGATGGTGATCTGGCGTTTGTGGAAGCTCTCAGCAACGTGGTCTTGGAGCCGAAGCTTTTTGAGAGCGAGGCTCATAAGATTCAAGCGGTGTATACCCCTCTCCATGGTACAGGAGCGCGCATTTTCCCCCTTCTTTTTGAGAAATGGGGTGTGCCGCTTTTGCTTGAACCGGAACAGGCGATTCCGGATCCCCGTTTCCCTACGGTCGTCTCCCCAAACCCCGAAGATCCAAAAGCCTTCGAAAGAGCGCTCCGTTTGGCTCGACAAACGCAAGCCGACCTGGTCGTGGCCAGCGACCCAGACGCCGATCGGATGGGTGTGGCCGTAAAAACTCGTCAAGGTGACTACGAGCTTCTCACGGGTAACCAGATAGGCTCTCTCCTTGCCTTCTATCGTTGTGACATGCTCAAACGTAAAGGGCTTCTCACCGAAAGAAATGCCTCGCGTGCCGTCCTTCTAAAAAGCTTTGTAACCACTGATCTCATCAAGGCGATCGCTCATGATTTCGGCGTTCCATGTATCGAAACTCTGACAGGTTTCAAGTACATGGGAGCCAAACTCAGGCGCTACGAGGCAGAGCACGGAATCCTCTATCCACAGGAACTTTCGCCTGACGAAAAGGCAGGCTTCCAACTTTCGCAAGGACGCTTCCTTATTCTGGCAGCCGAGGAAAGCTATGGATTCCTTGGCGGCCATTACGCCCACGACAAGGATTCCCATGGTTCAGCTCTCATGTTGGTCGAAAGTCTTTTATGGGCTCGGGTTCATGGTCAGACGTTGGTGGAATACCTGCAAGGGATCTACCAGAGATACGGAACCTATAGGGAACGACTCATTACACTCCCCTTAGAAGGTCCTTCGGGCCTGGAAGAGGTTCAAACCCTTTTGGACAGTTACCGGGACACCCCTCCAGATCGCCTCGCGTCATTCACGGTAAAACGGGTGGTCGACTTCCAAAGGGAGGACATCTACGATCAAGAAGGAGATTTAGTCCCAAAGGAGCCGATGCTGGTTCTAGAACTCGAAGGGGATCGTCGAATCGCCATCCGCCCTTCAGGGACGGAGCCCAAAATCAAATTTTACCTGTTCACCCGCCAGGCATCGGGAAGCGACGTGAGCCTAGCAATTGGACGGGCAGAAAAGGAATTGGACGCGCTTTGGCAGGCGCTCCAAAGCGAAAACCAGAAGCGTCTTCCCCAGGACTCCCAATCCTTTGGGAAAGTACCATCCCAAGCGCCAAATGGTAGCTCCAGAGCTTTCTAG
- the rpsO gene encoding 30S ribosomal protein S15, giving the protein MPIATMERFDKAEIIRSYQLHEKDTGSADVQIAILTHRINQVATHLQRHRKDFSSRRGLVMMVNQRRKLLDYLHRVAPDRYRALLAKLNLRK; this is encoded by the coding sequence ATGCCAATTGCGACGATGGAGCGGTTCGACAAGGCTGAGATCATTCGGAGCTATCAGCTGCATGAAAAGGACACCGGCTCTGCGGATGTCCAGATAGCGATTCTGACGCATCGGATCAATCAGGTGGCGACCCATCTTCAACGCCATCGGAAAGACTTTAGCTCCCGGCGGGGACTCGTGATGATGGTTAACCAGCGTCGGAAGCTTTTGGACTACTTGCACAGGGTTGCCCCGGATCGTTACCGGGCGCTTCTGGCCAAGCTCAATTTGCGAAAGTAA